A region of Asticcacaulis excentricus DNA encodes the following proteins:
- the carB gene encoding carbamoyl-phosphate synthase large subunit translates to MPKRTDIKSILIIGAGPIVIGQACEFDYSGVQACKALRQEGYRIILVNSNPATIMTDPDVADATYIEPITPEFVEKIIAKERPDALLPTMGGQTALNTALALENNGVLAKYNVEMIGAKAEVIDKAEDRQKFRDAMDKLGLESAKSAVAHSWEEAVEALKTIGGLPAVIRPSFTLAGTGGGIAYNQEEFRDIVTRGLDLSPTTEVLIEESIVGWKEYEMEVVRDKADNCIIVCSIENVDPMGVHTGDSITVAPALTLTDKEYQIMRSASLAVLREIGVETGGSNVQFALNPADGRMIVIEMNPRVSRSSALASKATGFPIAKIAAKLAVGYTLDELTNDITKVTPASFEPSIDYVVTKIPRFAFEKYPGSEPLLGTSMKSVGEVMAIGRTFSESVQKALRGLETGLSGFDEVEIPGVAGATSVHAIKEAVVRELGRPTPDRLRVIAQAFRHGLSVEEINTACHYEPWFLRQIETIVAEEAKIGALGLPKTAHELRKLKAMGFSDVRLAKLTGTKEKDVRAARRGLNVRPVFKRIDTCAAEFASSTAYMYSTYESGALGQVPECEAAPSDRKKAIILGGGPNRIGQGIEFDYCCCHAAFAYKDMGLEAIMVNCNPETVSTDYDTSDRLYFEPLTAEDVLELIAVEQSNGTLAGVVVQFGGQTPLKLAQALEDEGIPILGTSPDAIDLAEDRERFQQLLKEINLTQPVNAIARTPEEAFKAAHEVGYPIVIRPSYVLGGRAMEIIRDDEQLTRYVREAVQVSGDSPVLIDQYLSAAIEVDADALADETGVFVAGIMEHIEEAGVHSGDSACSLPPFSLKPETVKELERQTVELAKALKVKGLMNVQFAIMNPYTDPKIYVLEVNPRASRTVPFVAKTLGKPLAGIAAKVMAGQSLSSFGLTPRDYRHVAVKEAVFPFARFANVDTVLGPEMRSTGEVMGLDWVRDGEEMIDAFARAFAKSQLGGGTRLPTSGKVFVSVKDQDKPVIVEAIRTLLSLGFEVCGTAGTADYLAAQGVKIDTIKKVLEGRPNVLDAIKNGEIALVFNTTEGKQALLDSFSIRRTTLMMKIPYYTTANGAVAAVRAIASGLKGELDVRSIQEYA, encoded by the coding sequence ATGCCCAAACGTACAGATATCAAGTCCATCCTGATCATCGGCGCGGGGCCCATCGTCATCGGTCAGGCCTGTGAGTTCGACTATTCCGGCGTGCAGGCCTGTAAGGCCCTGCGTCAGGAAGGCTATCGCATCATTCTGGTCAATTCCAACCCGGCCACCATCATGACCGATCCGGACGTGGCCGATGCGACCTATATCGAGCCGATCACCCCGGAATTCGTCGAAAAGATCATCGCCAAGGAGCGCCCGGACGCCCTTCTGCCGACCATGGGTGGTCAGACGGCGCTCAACACCGCGCTGGCGCTCGAAAACAACGGCGTGCTGGCCAAGTACAATGTCGAAATGATCGGCGCCAAGGCCGAGGTCATCGACAAGGCCGAAGACCGTCAGAAGTTCCGCGACGCCATGGACAAGCTGGGGCTTGAATCGGCCAAATCCGCCGTCGCCCATAGCTGGGAAGAGGCGGTTGAGGCGCTGAAGACCATCGGCGGCCTGCCCGCCGTTATCCGCCCGTCGTTTACGCTGGCCGGGACCGGCGGCGGCATCGCCTACAATCAGGAAGAGTTCCGCGACATCGTCACGCGCGGCCTCGACCTCAGCCCCACCACCGAGGTGCTGATCGAAGAGTCGATAGTCGGTTGGAAGGAATACGAGATGGAAGTCGTCCGCGACAAGGCGGACAACTGTATCATCGTCTGTTCCATCGAAAACGTCGATCCGATGGGCGTGCACACCGGCGATTCGATCACGGTCGCCCCGGCCCTGACCCTGACCGACAAGGAATATCAGATCATGCGTTCGGCCTCTCTGGCCGTGCTGCGCGAAATCGGCGTCGAAACCGGCGGCTCGAACGTGCAGTTCGCACTGAACCCGGCCGACGGCCGCATGATCGTCATCGAGATGAACCCGCGCGTGTCACGCTCCTCGGCTCTGGCGTCGAAGGCCACCGGCTTCCCCATCGCCAAGATCGCCGCCAAGCTGGCCGTCGGCTACACGCTGGACGAACTGACCAACGACATCACCAAGGTGACGCCGGCCTCGTTCGAGCCGTCGATTGACTATGTGGTCACCAAGATTCCGCGCTTCGCCTTTGAAAAGTATCCGGGCTCCGAGCCGCTGCTCGGCACCTCGATGAAGTCGGTCGGCGAAGTCATGGCCATCGGCCGCACCTTTTCCGAGTCGGTGCAAAAGGCCCTGCGCGGTCTGGAAACCGGCCTGTCGGGCTTTGATGAGGTCGAAATCCCCGGCGTCGCCGGTGCGACCAGCGTCCACGCCATCAAGGAAGCCGTGGTGCGCGAACTGGGCCGCCCGACGCCGGATCGTCTGCGCGTCATCGCTCAGGCCTTCCGCCACGGCCTCAGCGTCGAAGAGATCAACACGGCCTGTCACTATGAGCCGTGGTTCCTGCGCCAAATCGAAACCATCGTCGCTGAGGAAGCGAAGATCGGTGCGCTGGGCCTGCCGAAGACCGCGCATGAGCTGCGCAAGCTGAAGGCCATGGGCTTCTCCGACGTGCGGCTGGCCAAGTTGACCGGCACCAAGGAAAAAGACGTGCGTGCCGCCCGTCGCGGCCTCAATGTGCGCCCGGTGTTCAAGCGCATCGACACCTGCGCCGCCGAATTCGCCTCATCGACCGCCTACATGTATTCGACCTACGAATCCGGCGCTCTGGGTCAGGTGCCGGAATGCGAAGCCGCGCCGTCCGACCGCAAGAAGGCCATCATCCTGGGCGGCGGGCCGAACCGCATCGGGCAAGGCATCGAGTTCGACTATTGCTGCTGCCACGCGGCCTTTGCCTATAAGGACATGGGCCTTGAAGCCATCATGGTCAACTGTAACCCGGAGACGGTCTCGACCGACTACGACACGTCCGACCGCCTCTATTTCGAGCCGCTGACCGCCGAAGACGTGCTGGAACTGATCGCGGTTGAGCAGTCGAACGGCACGCTGGCCGGTGTGGTGGTGCAGTTCGGCGGCCAGACGCCGCTGAAACTGGCACAGGCGCTGGAAGACGAGGGCATCCCCATCCTCGGCACGTCGCCCGACGCCATTGATCTGGCCGAAGACCGTGAGCGCTTCCAGCAACTGCTGAAAGAGATCAACCTGACCCAGCCGGTCAATGCTATCGCCCGCACGCCGGAAGAGGCCTTCAAGGCGGCGCATGAGGTCGGCTATCCAATCGTCATCCGGCCGTCCTACGTTTTGGGGGGCCGCGCCATGGAAATCATCCGCGACGACGAGCAACTGACCCGCTATGTGCGCGAAGCCGTGCAGGTGTCGGGCGACTCGCCGGTGCTGATCGACCAGTATTTGAGCGCCGCCATCGAAGTCGATGCCGACGCGCTGGCCGATGAAACCGGCGTGTTTGTCGCCGGTATTATGGAGCATATCGAAGAGGCCGGCGTGCACTCCGGCGACTCGGCCTGTTCGCTGCCGCCCTTCTCGCTGAAGCCGGAAACGGTGAAGGAGCTTGAACGTCAGACGGTTGAGCTGGCGAAGGCCCTTAAGGTCAAGGGGCTGATGAACGTGCAGTTCGCCATCATGAACCCCTATACCGACCCGAAGATCTATGTGCTGGAGGTCAATCCGCGCGCCTCACGCACCGTGCCGTTCGTCGCCAAGACGCTGGGCAAGCCGCTGGCCGGGATCGCCGCCAAGGTTATGGCCGGTCAGTCCCTGTCGTCCTTCGGCCTGACGCCGCGCGATTATCGCCACGTGGCGGTCAAGGAAGCCGTCTTCCCGTTCGCGCGCTTTGCCAATGTCGATACGGTGCTTGGGCCTGAGATGCGCTCGACCGGTGAGGTCATGGGCCTCGACTGGGTGCGCGATGGCGAAGAAATGATCGACGCCTTTGCCCGCGCCTTTGCCAAGTCGCAACTGGGCGGTGGCACCAGACTGCCGACATCGGGCAAGGTGTTTGTCTCGGTCAAGGATCAGGACAAGCCGGTGATCGTTGAGGCCATCCGCACCCTGCTCAGCCTCGGCTTCGAGGTGTGCGGCACGGCGGGCACGGCCGACTATCTGGCGGCGCAGGGCGTGAAGATCGACACCATCAAGAAGGTGCTCGAAGGCCGCCCCAACGTGCTGGACGCCATCAAGAATGGCGAGATCGCGCTGGTCTTCAACACCACCGAAGGCAAGCAGGCCCTGCTCGACTCCTTCTCGATCCGCCGCACGACTCTGATGATGAAGATCCCCTACTACACCACGGCCAATGGCGCTGTGGCGGCGGTGCGGGCCATCGCCTCGGGCCTCAAGGGCGAGCTGGACGTCCGCTCCATTCAGGAATACGCGTAA
- a CDS encoding winged helix-turn-helix domain-containing protein, translating to MPDEFNIERIDDVIHGRLRLGIMAFLSTAGSADFTTLKAKTQSTDGNLSVQVRKLEEANYVTVDKAFVGKKPVTTITLTEAGRAAFVDYLDAMRRLIDEAG from the coding sequence ATGCCGGATGAGTTCAATATTGAGCGTATCGACGACGTTATTCATGGCCGACTGAGGCTGGGCATTATGGCCTTTCTCTCGACGGCCGGGTCGGCGGACTTCACCACGCTGAAAGCCAAGACGCAATCAACGGACGGCAATCTGTCGGTGCAGGTGCGCAAGCTGGAAGAGGCGAACTATGTCACGGTGGACAAGGCCTTTGTCGGCAAGAAGCCGGTAACGACCATCACGCTCACCGAAGCGGGCCGCGCGGCCTTTGTCGATTATCTCGACGCCATGCGCCGCCTGATCGACGAGGCGGGGTAA
- a CDS encoding prolyl oligopeptidase family serine peptidase codes for MSNTSLSRQALRMAASLLILGAMPLTSQAQMTNITTVAKSTPANPASLTPDAADPRQYLEEVEGEKSLAWVKAQNERSLKRLTSDPRFAQYEADVLKIVEATDRIPSPGFANGGFIDNFWQDKDHVRGIWRRTDKASYLAGAPKWDILLDFDALAKAEGQNWVYKGASCLPPQNTRCLINLSNGGKDAVTVREYDLTTKSFVEGGFTLPEGKQIVTWKDKDTLYVAREWTPGEVTPSGYAFVTKVLKRGQSLDQALEIHRGEKTDMMAYRTVLRDIDGNYVMDYAERRPSFFEVDTTWFTDAGEVKLPLPLTSEMNAYYKGQAVFSLKDDWTSAKGTKYPSGAVIAFDLKAALKDPKNVEPSVIFAPNDHQSVAGIGQTKNHLVLSILSNVTGQVQSVSLVNGQWVLKPLPLPENSSLSLGSTDDESDQLFAWSTGYLQPSTLYIADADKTTVTKLKASPERFNAEGLKVEQHWATSKDGTKVPYFVVMKKDTKLDGNTPTLLYAYGGFEISLTPSYSGAIGKLWLEKGGAYVLANIRGGGEFGPKWHEAGLKTKRQVIYDDFQAVAEDLIKSKITSPRRLGIMGGSNGGLLMGVQLTQRPDLWNAVVVQVPLLDMLRYHTLLAGASWQGEYGRPDVPEEAAFLKTISPYHNLKAGVKYPEPFFVTSTKDDRVHPGHARKMAALMGDMGLPFLYYENTDGGHSAAANLKETAKRNALEYTYLAQKLMD; via the coding sequence ATGTCAAACACGTCCTTGTCGCGTCAGGCCTTGCGCATGGCCGCCTCGCTGCTCATCTTGGGAGCCATGCCCCTCACCTCGCAGGCCCAGATGACCAATATCACCACCGTCGCCAAATCCACTCCGGCCAATCCCGCCAGCCTGACGCCGGACGCCGCCGATCCGCGTCAGTATCTGGAAGAGGTCGAGGGCGAAAAATCCCTCGCCTGGGTCAAGGCGCAGAACGAACGCAGCCTGAAGCGCCTGACCAGCGATCCGCGCTTTGCGCAATACGAAGCCGATGTGCTGAAAATCGTCGAAGCCACCGACCGCATCCCGTCACCCGGCTTTGCCAATGGCGGCTTCATCGACAATTTCTGGCAGGACAAGGACCATGTGCGCGGCATCTGGCGCCGCACGGACAAGGCCTCGTATCTGGCCGGGGCACCCAAATGGGACATCCTGCTGGACTTCGATGCTCTCGCCAAGGCGGAAGGCCAGAACTGGGTCTATAAGGGCGCATCGTGCCTGCCGCCGCAAAACACCCGCTGCCTGATCAATCTGTCGAACGGCGGTAAGGACGCCGTGACGGTGCGCGAATACGACCTGACGACCAAGAGCTTCGTCGAAGGCGGCTTCACCCTGCCCGAAGGCAAGCAGATCGTCACCTGGAAGGACAAGGATACGCTCTATGTGGCGCGCGAATGGACGCCGGGCGAGGTCACGCCGTCGGGCTACGCCTTCGTCACCAAGGTGCTCAAGCGCGGTCAGAGCCTCGATCAGGCGCTAGAAATCCATCGCGGTGAAAAGACCGACATGATGGCCTATCGCACCGTGCTGCGCGACATCGACGGCAATTACGTCATGGACTATGCCGAGCGCCGCCCCAGCTTCTTTGAAGTCGATACGACGTGGTTCACTGACGCCGGCGAAGTGAAGCTGCCCCTACCGCTGACCTCAGAAATGAACGCCTACTATAAGGGTCAGGCCGTCTTTTCGCTAAAGGACGACTGGACCAGCGCCAAGGGCACGAAATACCCCTCCGGCGCGGTGATCGCCTTTGACCTGAAGGCCGCACTGAAAGACCCGAAGAACGTCGAGCCTTCGGTGATCTTCGCCCCGAACGATCATCAGAGCGTCGCCGGCATCGGTCAGACGAAGAACCATCTGGTGCTGTCGATCCTGTCCAACGTCACCGGTCAGGTACAGTCGGTGAGCCTCGTCAATGGCCAATGGGTGCTGAAACCCCTGCCCCTGCCGGAAAACTCGTCGCTTAGCCTCGGTTCGACCGATGACGAGTCGGATCAGCTCTTTGCCTGGTCCACCGGCTATCTGCAACCCTCGACCCTGTACATCGCCGACGCCGACAAGACGACGGTGACCAAGCTGAAGGCCAGCCCGGAACGCTTTAATGCCGAGGGGCTGAAGGTCGAGCAGCACTGGGCCACCTCGAAGGATGGCACCAAGGTGCCCTACTTTGTGGTGATGAAAAAGGACACCAAACTGGATGGCAATACGCCGACCCTGCTCTACGCCTATGGCGGCTTTGAAATCTCGCTGACCCCGTCCTATTCAGGGGCCATCGGCAAGCTGTGGCTGGAAAAGGGCGGCGCCTATGTTCTGGCCAATATCCGCGGCGGCGGGGAGTTCGGGCCGAAGTGGCACGAAGCGGGCCTCAAGACCAAGCGTCAGGTCATCTATGACGATTTTCAGGCCGTGGCCGAAGACCTGATCAAGAGCAAGATCACCTCGCCGCGTCGTCTGGGTATTATGGGTGGCTCGAATGGCGGGTTGCTGATGGGTGTGCAACTGACGCAGCGCCCGGACCTGTGGAACGCCGTCGTGGTGCAGGTGCCGCTGCTCGATATGCTGCGCTATCACACGCTTCTGGCCGGGGCCTCGTGGCAGGGCGAGTATGGCCGTCCGGATGTGCCGGAAGAAGCCGCCTTCCTGAAGACCATATCGCCCTATCACAATCTGAAGGCCGGGGTGAAATATCCGGAGCCCTTCTTCGTCACCTCGACCAAGGATGACCGCG